The Kordia sp. SMS9 genome window below encodes:
- a CDS encoding bZIP transcription factor, with product MEHFIVSNNNNKTQQNATSRNKMQQIIHHLLQHPSNSISVEYNGRKKMNPYAIKNKYLFTQERIESGWHSVPQFLKGLKNDGFPSGTKIYLRIPNGSTSKVIGQPITLQFSGDIKNNEFMTQEASHNESAVLSSQMQPIQSSQPYYGMGNPMMGVHPAESRLEAITAKYEDLKERYDDLKSQCKDLQSTERQLKEENNSLKLEVNTAEKHKELAILQADLNRKSFMDSDAMKTIAANLAPALPQIISGQPAQIGMGTASNLSSEKKQFIDFITSDRVTDADVGNVYKIYKHMVKNQDFAAAVQQLIIQFQIP from the coding sequence ATGGAACACTTCATTGTCAGCAACAATAACAACAAAACGCAACAAAACGCAACAAGTCGCAACAAAATGCAACAGATCATTCATCATTTACTACAGCATCCGAGTAATTCCATAAGCGTGGAATATAACGGTCGTAAAAAGATGAATCCCTATGCTATAAAAAATAAATACCTCTTTACTCAAGAACGTATTGAAAGTGGATGGCATAGTGTACCACAATTTTTAAAGGGCTTAAAAAATGATGGTTTTCCAAGTGGAACAAAAATATACTTACGTATTCCCAACGGAAGCACCTCAAAGGTTATTGGGCAGCCGATCACCTTACAATTTAGCGGCGATATCAAAAACAATGAGTTTATGACACAAGAGGCATCACATAATGAATCAGCAGTACTAAGCAGTCAGATGCAACCTATTCAGTCAAGTCAACCCTACTATGGAATGGGCAATCCAATGATGGGAGTACATCCCGCCGAAAGTAGACTTGAAGCCATTACAGCCAAGTATGAAGATTTAAAAGAACGCTACGATGATCTTAAAAGTCAATGTAAAGACCTCCAATCTACAGAACGTCAATTAAAAGAAGAAAATAACTCTTTAAAATTGGAAGTCAACACCGCTGAAAAGCACAAGGAACTAGCCATTTTGCAAGCGGACTTAAACCGTAAGAGTTTTATGGACAGTGACGCGATGAAAACCATTGCAGCCAATCTTGCGCCTGCACTGCCACAAATCATTAGCGGACAACCTGCGCAAATAGGAATGGGTACAGCTTCAAATCTTTCTAGTGAAAAGAAACAATTCATTGATTTTATCACCAGTGATCGTGTTACTGATGCCGATGTGGGTAATGTCTATAAAATCTACAAACACATGGTTAAAAATCAAGATTTTGCAGCAGCCGTACAGCAATTAATAATACAATTTCAAATACCATAA
- a CDS encoding carboxypeptidase-like regulatory domain-containing protein, with the protein MSIHTINPVCARDTTHITVTGQVFDGNSNETLPFANVYLALDSSVGTAADMDGKFRLSVPKGSTIVVSFVGYYPFKYMVDENFTEVFLTPDDQLAPVVIHGENKKKSNNWLWWLLLGGAALKMASSSDKKKKPALGQPMNVKI; encoded by the coding sequence ATGAGTATACACACTATAAATCCAGTATGTGCAAGAGACACTACACATATTACCGTAACAGGACAAGTTTTTGATGGTAATTCAAATGAAACCTTGCCGTTTGCCAATGTATATCTAGCCTTAGATAGTAGTGTTGGAACGGCAGCAGATATGGACGGAAAATTTCGTTTAAGTGTTCCAAAGGGAAGTACCATCGTAGTGAGTTTTGTGGGCTATTATCCTTTTAAATATATGGTAGATGAAAATTTTACCGAAGTGTTTTTAACGCCCGATGATCAGTTAGCACCTGTTGTCATTCACGGAGAAAATAAAAAGAAAAGTAATAATTGGCTTTGGTGGTTACTCCTTGGTGGTGCAGCACTAAAGATGGCGTCTAGTTCTGACAAAAAGAAAAAACCCGCACTAGGACAACCAATGAACGTGAAAATATAG
- a CDS encoding class I SAM-dependent methyltransferase, whose translation MNQKIENILSKQTLSNTDIAILESYEPKENQNLLYSFFTPIWLCEVMYKLAIRYGFDTNGNVLEPACGTGNFLTVLDNPQNATAFELDTLNYKIAQKRSPKTTIYNQYFETAFLQPPRFRSKLKNKITWLEAAPFDLVIGNPPYGKYLGMYAPYFKSLKFKQVEQFFMYKCLELLKKDGLLVFITASSFLRNKDTYTKEKQRIGQLAEFVDAYRMPKVFKHTQVPTDIIILKRK comes from the coding sequence ATGAATCAAAAAATCGAAAACATACTATCAAAACAAACACTTTCCAATACTGATATAGCTATTTTAGAAAGCTATGAGCCAAAAGAGAATCAAAATCTTTTGTATTCGTTTTTCACCCCTATTTGGCTTTGTGAAGTAATGTATAAACTAGCCATTCGTTATGGTTTTGATACAAATGGTAACGTGTTAGAACCTGCCTGCGGAACAGGGAACTTTTTAACCGTGTTGGACAATCCACAAAATGCAACTGCCTTTGAACTCGATACCCTTAATTATAAAATTGCACAAAAAAGAAGTCCAAAAACTACTATTTATAATCAATATTTTGAAACGGCTTTTTTACAACCGCCACGTTTTAGAAGTAAACTAAAAAACAAGATTACCTGGCTTGAAGCTGCACCGTTTGATTTGGTCATTGGCAATCCACCTTACGGAAAGTATCTAGGAATGTACGCTCCGTATTTCAAGTCTTTAAAATTTAAACAAGTTGAACAATTTTTTATGTACAAATGTTTAGAGCTATTAAAAAAAGATGGCTTGTTGGTATTTATCACTGCATCTTCATTTTTACGAAATAAAGATACCTACACAAAAGAAAAACAACGCATCGGTCAGCTTGCTGAATTTGTTGATGCCTACCGAATGCCTAAAGTATTTAAACATACACAAGTTCCTACCGATATTATAATACTCAAACGAAAATGA